In Hevea brasiliensis isolate MT/VB/25A 57/8 chromosome 13, ASM3005281v1, whole genome shotgun sequence, a single genomic region encodes these proteins:
- the LOC131171988 gene encoding auxin-responsive protein SAUR72-like, giving the protein MKQLIRRLSRVADSSQYSLLRSDSQSRRCSASRSARRAESFRCLVKPARRAGGGKSVPEGHVPVYVGDEMERFVVSAELLNHPIFIELLNRSAQEYGYDQKGVLRIPCHVLVFEQIMEALRLGLESRDLEDLLGSLFTDDYL; this is encoded by the coding sequence ATGAAGCAGCTAATCCGCCGCCTCTCTCGAGTCGCCGACTCTTCCCAGTACAGCCTTCTGCGTTCCGATTCACAGTCCCGCAGATGCTCCGCTTCGAGGTCGGCGCGCAGAGCGGAGTCCTTTCGGTGTTTGGTGAAGCCGGCCCGGCGTGCCGGTGGAGGAAAGTCCGTGCCTGAGGGTCATGTGCCTGTGTACGTCGGAGACGAGATGGAGCGGTTTGTGGTGAGCGCAGAGCTGCTGAACCACCCGATCTTCATCGAGCTTCTTAACAGGTCTGCTCAGGAGTACGGCTACGATCAAAAAGGAGTGTTGAGGATTCCTTGTCACGTGCTGGTTTTTGAGCAAATCATGGAAGCGCTTCGACTCGGCCTTGAGTCACGTGACCTGGAAGACCTCCTGGGTTCATTATTCACCGATGACTACTTGTAA